GGAAGCAGCGGATTGATCGTACGGTCACGTCTCGGATTTAATTGCGATTCTTTCGGGGGACCGAATTCCGGTGTTAATTTAGCGGGGTCGTGAAATTAATTTGACCCGTGACGTCAACCAGTTCGCGTTCGGCAATCCGAAAGACAGCAATAACGTACTTTGTCTCTGGTGTTTCCGCTGGCGGAGGAGCTTTTCTCCTCACGTATGCCAGCCGGGGCCTCCGTCTTGGCATTGGTGCATCTGCCtttaaaattggaaaattcCTTGTGTCCTTGGGTTTTATTCGGGTCGACGGACCGTAACGAACCCGGTTCCGGCGTTGGCAGGTGGGTGTGTTACTCGTTTTTCACGGGATCCTTTTTCCCTCGCACCCTTCGTTTTACTTTAACTAGCAGCGTGGCAAGAATCCCGTCTGTTCCTTGCCACCCTACTCCGCCTTTCGAACTTTCATGTACATGTGACCGTGAGTTTGCATTCTCTCACCTTCCGCCGCCTCTGGAGCTACGGCGGATTCCCTTACAATGCGAATATCGAACGGACCGACGTCAAAGTGCGCGATCGATTCTCCCATCCCGACGAAATCACTTCGACCAAAATTTTAGATCATTCCGTGGGAAATAATAATTCAAGTCTCTTTAATCAAGCAGacattctaataaaaattgcacaaaatctaGATAAGTTTCGGTCTTTCAGTGATCGGTAGttcgttaacactagatttacgggacccgtcgaaatgacgggttctaatatttttaattcaatattattaagattttaAGAttgcatacataagaaattatttagcaaatttatttctttccatttttgcgTTGACAAGATTTGagatccgtcaaaatgacgggttctaatatttttaattcaatattattaacattccaaggatgcatacatgagaaattatttagcaaatttctttctttctgtatgtattattttaaaaatgtgggtaACAGGTTCTTGTTATTtgtatgaagtaatgcaaaatagtcgcttttagtgctcccgtaaacctagtgttaataatactaGTGAAATCTCTTCCTTTCCATTTTTGCGTTGACAAAATTTGagatccgtcaaaatgacgggttctaatatttttaatttaatatcctTAAGATTCTgaggatgcatacataagaaattatttagcaaatttatttctttgggtatatattattttaaaaatgtgggtaacacggtcttgttatttttatgaagtaatgcaaaatagtcgcgtTTAGTgcttccgtaaacctagtgttaataatactaGTGAAATCTCTTCCTTTCCATTTTTGCGTTGACAAAATTTGagatccgtcaaaatgacgggttctaatatttttaattcaatattattaagattccaaggatgcacacataagaaattatttagcaaatttatttctttgggtatatattattttaaaaatgtgggtagcacgttatttttatgaagtaatgcaaaatagtcgcgtTTAGTgctcccgtaaacctagtgttaataatactaGTGAAATCtctttctttccatttttgcaTTGACAAAATTTGagatccgtcaaaatgacgggttctagtatttttaattcaatattattaagattccaaggatgcatacataagaaattatttagcaaatttatttctttgggtacatattattttaaaaatgtgggtaacacggtcttgttatttttatgaagtaatgaaaaatagtcgcttttagtgctcccgtaaacctagtgttaataatactaGTGAAATCTCTTCCTTTCCATTTTTGCGTTGACAAAATTTGagatccgtcaaaatgacgggttctaatatttttaattcaatattattaagattccaaggatgcacacataagaaattatttagcaaatttatttctttgggtatatattattttaaaaatgtgggtagcacgttatttttatgaagtaatgcaaaatagtcgcttttagtgctcccgtaaacctagtgttaataatactaGTGAAATCtctttctttccatttttgcaTTGACAAAATTTGagatccgtcaaaatgacgggttctaatatttttaattcaatattattaagattccaaggatgcatacataagtaattatttagcaaatttatttctttgggtatatattattttaaaaatgtgtgtAACAcggtcttgttatttttatgaagtaatgaaaaatagtcgcttttagtgctcccgTAAACCTAGGGTTAATAAATACGAGTGTTAATTGCATCGCTTTCTGCGCCCAACTTCTCGCCGGGTGAAATGTGTGTATAATTATTGTGTCGAGTTCTTAACTCGAGTAAAACTGTGCTTGATGTTGGCAGGCTGGAGACGTACCAATGGAGCGAGAACACTGTCAAGACGGTGATTAGACCGCACTGGCAAGTGCACGATGACTACGTGAAGAGATCGATCCAAATGATAGTTACACCGAAGGTTCGAGCCGAGGCGCAAGCACACTTCAATTGTCCGGAATTGGAGGGTGCGGAATTAGAAGATCAGGGCGAGGACGGCACGGCTCTGACACATTGGGAGAAGCGAGTGTTCGAGGTCAGTGTGCGTTGCTATAGTGCTGGCAGAAGTAATCACACTGTACGacgtttattaaaatttctgaGCGTCAAAGTCGGGCAACGTTTAAAACCACTTGCTGGGTTGttgatcaattttttgaaattttgactGCCTGTGGGCACATTAACTTTTCTATTGTTCCTAACCCGGTAACTGTGTACACGTGTCACAATTAAGTCGTTGGAATTAGAAGGTATTTATACCGAATTATGTAACAACCTGGTGTTTTACATGAAGAAGATCAAATTACAATCACTATCGCAGCGTAGCATGAGAGCGTCAATTGCAATTAACGAGTAAGTTTCCAATTTAACAGTCGTGTAACCGCGTTCCACTAAAATAAATGCTTACTCACTAATTGGATTCATGGTTCACCACCAGATACGATTAATCTTCAATCCTTCATTGGATCGAAGATATAatacaatgttattattattattattattgttaactGTTTTACACTTTAGACGATGATAATAATAGAGTTGCTACCACCGTTTCCACAGAACGAAGCAATGACAGGCACACACACGCAGAATCCAGTTTACTCGAGAATAACGCTCGCTCTGATGGAAGACACTGGTTGGTACAGTGCAAATTATTCCATGGCGCAGGAATTAGGATGGGGCCGAAATCTCGGTTGCAATTTCGCAATGAAATCCTGCAAAGAGTGGATATCCTCGAAGTCATCGCGTTTGTCGTCAGTATCTTTATCAAGCCTCTATATATTTCGCATTAGCTCGATCCCTGGCAAATATTCTGACGCGTCTTTTGTATCTTCCAGGGGCAAATCGATTCATCCTTTTTGCAACAAGGTGAAGCAGGATCCGCTACAAACGGAATGCACCGACGATCGAAGCTCGGTTGCGCTGTGCAACTTGGTCAAACATCCACACGTGTTGCCTAAGAAATATCAGGTACGAATTCTTTTTCGAAATTTAATTTGTTTGGTGAACGCGTATGCAGTTCGCCGTATGGTAGATTGAATTTCATTTAACAGTTGATTCTTGGATTTCAGAATTTCGACTCCATCCCGGGCGTGCCGCCCGAAGAAGTGCAATATTATGGCGGTTCGGTGCTTTTCGCCGATTATTGCCCGTACATTCAGGAATTCACGTGGAGGGCGCTGAATATTGTAGTCAGAGGATCTCATTGTCTTTATGAAGAAAATAAtccaagtaattatcatcgttATTAGATGCTTGTCTGAGAATGTCCCGGATGTGAAATATTAGAAACcagttaattttattataaaattgatAACATCTGGTTACACACACAATTTTCACTTGTAAATTCTGTGTAGAGAAAGTCCCAAGCATTATAGAGTGAAACATCATACACAAATCTTTTGTTCTGTACCCTgttttgcaaaattaaaaacGTTGTTTCGCGGATTAGATCCGGACAAGAATTTCGCTTTGGAGAAGTACGGTCCGCACTCGAGGTGTTTCGATCATACTAATCAAATGTGGGAAGAGAGAACGTGCAACCAAGCGCGACAATGGCGGCATTGGGGTTCCGGCTGTTATCAGTATAAATGCGAAGCTGGTAGATTGCACATCGTGGTGAGTTTGCCTTTACAATTAATATACAAAACATAATTACAAACGAATAGAGTAAGGGCAAATGATCGTTTCAATTACAGGTGGCGAACTATACCTATACTTGCTACCATGCTGGTCAGGAAATAGCCATTAGGATAATACAAAATGGATGGCTTCACAAGGGTGCTTTAATCTGTCCACCGTGTCGAGATATATGCCAGGTGAGAACTATCATCAGTTTCACTTTCAATTGTCGTGTAttcataatttatatttatgtgTTATTATTTCATACTTGTAAACGtgtctatttaaaaaaattttaaatctaAATCACACCCCTACACATGTAATTTATAATCAGCATATTCGAACTGCAAATATGCACAGCCATCGTACATATATATTTGATACCACAACAAATATTTCTCTAGATAACAATAACGTTTGTAACCGGAATGTTTATTTTCTCAAGGCCGAATTAATGGAAAAACATGAACAATGTAAACCAGGGGATGAACACCCTCCGGCGACGTACTACCACAGAGACCACCTTTACTGTGCGTCCGCAGGAAGAGTGACAAGCATGTCGATGTTAATAATACTAATCTATTTTTTCGTACTTAGATGATATTTCGTCGAGCCTaggtaatatttttaacaacGTCCAAATTAGATCGACGAATTGTTATAGAGAACCAACGAATCGTCGTTCTAAAGCACTTTCCAATCCCGGATCTAATGGCGCCGAGTGTTATCTTTGGAACCAAATAGTAAGTTCCCTGAACCTAATAAAAAGCCGGGGTGGTGATTTTATGTTAATGTTTTAACGTGTGGCAGCCATCGCTTCGACGATTTTCATATCTCGAGGGGTATCTAGCGACGATTAGGATATACCGATCAACAATTGTTAAGATTCTACCAGGGCGGGATGATCGATAAACGTTTAATTCTACGTACTGAATTTTTACCGTATTAAATATACTTGTTAAACGCCTTATATTTACATTAAGGTATCTGACGAGGCATTCGTGAAGTGCCAATAATTTTTAGTGTTATATACACATTATATACGTTTATGCCTACTTGACTACGCTGCCCGTTCGATTCTTATCATTCCATTGAGTCAGTATAGTTTCAACATTACGAGTATCTTGTAGCGCATTATGATTAACGATTCTATTTTGTTGACTATCGACGAGACCAGTCAGTGGCAGTTCTAGCGAGAGATTCGTTTTAAATTAGCAAATCGTGTAAGTGCCAATATTATCTGCCAACATCTTACAATCATACATCTGCACGATGATACGAAATTACTtatccatattttagtttttaataTCTTCGCGATGACAACGATTTTTGTTTAGGTATTTAGTTACTgctattgtttcttttattcttGTTAAAAATGTAAAGACCAACGCGACGTGTATAATTTTTTCCGTTGAAGGAATCATTATCTTTCATTATAATTTTTTCACCGCAATTGAAGTTACTATTGATGTTCTAATTATTTTCCAAGCTAACGAAATCGCAATATGTAGTCTGTAGAGTATAAAAGTATCGATTGAGAAATCTGATTATTTTTGCTCAAACACTTTTGTCGGGAactttttcaattatattgtccAACAATTTGGGTCGcctataatattatttctaCAATGCCTGAGTTTCACTATTAAACGTAGCAACAGATTTAGAAATTCgaatatttagtagattctagGTGAATTGAGTAGAATCTTATCCCGACTACATAGGATGTAAAAAAGTGCGATATCACAATTAAGACACGTAGCAAAATTACAAGAAATGACAATGTCTTTACTTGTATTTATGTACACAAGAAACCATGTATAGTCATTCGTAATACTACGTATCATACGTTGTTTTGGAATTATTTCGATACGGATAGAGTTACGACATTTCCATCATTTGATAATAATTTGATTACATTCCATTGTTAAGACTACTATACGTTAAGACAAGAGTTACTGTAGTTTTCTTGAACGTACGAGAAGTTGATCATTTTGTACAAAGAATATACGTTCGTGAACTATACAATAATATGTTCATTCTTGCAAATCTACTGTCTATATTTGTACAATGACCTACTTGTCTACGGAGCTTGTGCTTGCGATGATTTGTAAGGGATGATAAGACAGAGAGAGTGTTGCATTAATGGAAAAGATCATTTCTGAAACTTATGTTGCTTGTGTCACACATTATTGATGCACATAGTACATGTATATTATGTATTATCGACAGATGTTCGCCTAATTTGAgcttgaaaatttgtatttacgaTATGTCAATTATGGATAAACGACTACCGATGTTATTAAGGGCACGGGAATAGAAACAGATTTGTATATGTGGTATTATTAGCAACTATTCCTGTTCTCTTGATAATTTTTCATACGGAAATGCATTTTACGTCGATATTTACTTACAAACATTCGGTGCACTGTTATCATTGACATAAAATATTCACGATACTATCGATGAAccgattattaaataatttttttagctGATTGTAAATAACTATcacttataagtagactgcggatttttatgcatttacaatttATGAAGAATGATTAGAAACATAGTGAATTTGATATAACTGAATTCAGTTTTAGCTTGTTTTTATATACCGAAACAGttgcaatttattaaaattccgCTTTCTTGAAATTCCTTTGTGAACAGAGGGAAATTTGCATAAATGTTCGCAGCTTGAGGCACCAACAAGTTTGTCACTATACAGTTTAAGAAAGGTGAACAAAGTCAATACGAAAGGATTACAATTAAAACAATCGTATACGAGGGATGATACTCTAAAGGATTGTTCTGGGATGCAGTAATAccttgttaaaaataatttgtaataacatataaagaattttttacttttctctTTTTTGGTAAATACCAAACTATAAAGtctcaattaatattttcacaTATTCCCACGTTCAAACAAATAGCTTTGCATTAAATATGTGTACTGTCTTAGTAACAACTGCTGCATTCTCTGAGAATGGAAATACTGCGAGCAACTTAGTATTACTTTTTGCGAGTCGAAAAGTTGTACATTACTGTTGAGTAATGCAAAACTCTGTCGAGAATTAAGTGAGCAGAACGAAACGTGTCCAAGTATGTGTGCGCGTGAGAATGTCAAAATGCCTTCAAATgcatattgtacatacatagaaTGCACGAAGAACTCGGAATTGTCGAGGTGTATTTTTTCCGATTCCGAAGTTGATGCAAAATTGTTGAACGAGTCGAATATTTTAATCGAATACTCATCATGCCATTTTCAGGTGTAGAAATATATTTCGATTGTTCATATGGAACGGTCGAAGAGGAAAAATGCCCTCGCGATTAGGACAAAGCAGATTTTATATATAAGaataatattgtatattgtaccGAATCGTAGACCCTGAAAATAACGTTCGAACAACAATCGTGTTGTTTTATAAAACGACATTATAGGCAGAAGTAAAAATCAAAGCACGCGTTGTTGTATTGTAAGTAATGTAGAAAATGTAAActataatacaaattttataacAATAGATCaacttgaaacatttttcaattttattacacCCTAATTCATCGTGTAAGAATCAACAATGActaaataaagacaatgtaatgaACAAGTCTTACCTGCGTATTAATTATTGAACCCTCATCTTCTCCCGAACATTTCCgagttttcgtgccacctccttcgatatcatgttctcctgaTACAAAGgttaaaatttccgaaaattttcgaaatttttcggaatttcggccgtctgacttgtcgttgacttgtaccacttaattccgagaattttcgagcgtctgacttgacgttgacttgtactactgaatttgggatacctccttcgacatcatgttctcctaatacaaaggttaaaatttccgaaatttttcgaaatttttcggaatttcggccgtctgacttgtcgttgacttgtaccacttaattccgagaattttcgagcgtctgacttgacgttgacttgtactactgaatttgggatacctccttcgacatcatgttctcctaatacaaaggttaaaatttccgaaatttttcgaaatttttcggaatttcggccgtctgacttgtcgttgacttgtaccacttaattccgagaattttcgagcgtctgacttgacgttgacttgtactactgaatttcggatacctccttcgacatcatgttctcctaatacaaaggttaaaatttccgaaatttttcggaatttcggccgtctgacttgtcgttgacttgtaccacttaattccgagaattttcgagcgtctgacttgacgttgacttgtactactgaatttcggatacctccttcgacatcatgttctcctaatacaaaggttaaaatttccgaaatttttcggaatttcggccgtctgacttgtcgttgacttgtaccacttaattccgagaattttcgagcgtctgacttgacgttgacttgtactactgaatttcggatacctccttcgacatcatgttctcctaatacaaaggttaaaatttccgaaatttttcggaatttcggccgtctgacttgtcgttgacttgtaccacttaattccgagaattttcgagcgtctgacttgacgttgacttgtactactgaatttcggatacctccttcgacatcatgttctcctaatacaaaggttaaaatttccgaaatttttcggaatttcggccgtctgacttgtcgttgacttgtaccacttaattccgagaattttcgagcgtctgacttgacgttgacttgtactactgaatttcggatacctccttcgacatcatgttctcctaatacaaaggttaaaatttccgaaatttttcggaatttcgaccgtctggcttgtcgttgacttgtaccacttaattttcggaatttcaaccgtctggcttgtcgttgacttatactactgaatttttcgtgccacctccttcgatattatgttctcctaatacagagtccgatttttcggaattttaaaaattttcacaattttctgtTTTCTAATAGGAGAACATGGTGGCAAAAGAGGTGGCACAAAATTCTAGTGACAGGGTGGGGAAAGAAGAACACATTAACTGTTGTAactaaatattctttatttctcaccaaataaattacaatttgaaCACGTACATATATACTGGAACAAAATAGAACTAAAATATTGCGTGGTATGTGGGCCGTTTTGCATGCAGGACGCAGGTAGTGTACAGGCGATTGTAGCTGATACCATATGTGTAGTGTTACCCGAGTATATCTCCTTATTCTGAGGATCGATCTTCTGATATGTTTCACCCGAAGAACTACTAGCAGACTCTACCCTGGCAAGCTCGCAGGAATTTAAAAAGGAAGCCGCGCAAAGAACACTATGCACAACTCGTAAACTGTGGAACAAAAACAGTGTaaataactagcaagtcttaaattttaactttacAATGTTAAAGCAAATtctaaatgagcagctattagctcgatatgattccctatttgtaagataataaagttcttacaaatagagaataacaccgattgcccaggtctcaccacgaggaggttgctagacaagagacccgaaaggaagccagaaggaattcaatacgcttccttctgactccctttcttacaaggacgatttacaatcttacaaactaaatttcgcagatcgctaaatggaaaagatcaattttccacagaaagaaaagatcactttaccatttagcgtatgtcgagtaattattgcggggcaaagggtatcaaaaacgaatcaggcagaaggctccgattctttcaaagagagaaacaaaaccgaactagagcagaaggctctggttcgagggtgacgcgacgcgtacaatgcttgcagagctttctgccgaccagtatacgatacccgacgcttcacacggagaatgatggccagggacgcctccgccatttggtagatcaacctaaccccaactacccgccacgagcaacgctgacgcaacaaggcgatggtaagacttatggggaatgaaacccctgctcccggcgcgagccacgccagcgttgacatgacttaggcagacattttacgaaggaagggttctctacctggcgagtactgctcgaGTACTGAGTACTGAgcgacctccgatcggaggaataccaattttatgtcaaaaatataatataattttaagaagagaaacttttgaaaagtcccGACGCAAATTCGCATTAGAAATACAGAAACAATAATTGACGGGCATTCGTTGAATGAAATCTTATTCCAAAACAAAAAGTGTATATTTGAACTGTTACTTACATAgagctgctgaaagttgaccaacGTGAGCGGTGAAGGACCAAGCACCAAGGCACCAAGGAGCACCTTTGTTCCTGCACCAAGGACCTCGCCGTTTTCAAGAAGTCCACCCCGAGCTAGCTTAAGATGGACCAGGGAAGTGTTAAATGACcgttggtccaccttaagctagctaAAGGTAGACCAAGGCAGGCCAGTGATGTCCAGTGCAGCTCTGCAGAATCCCTGGTCAACTGGAAGGTAGGCAATAGTGGGCcggggtggtcagggtgggccagggcagctccaaGGTCATTCGCCCTCCTGCTCCCGCAGTACTTCCGCTCCCCTCggagtgcgcacctcgactgactgactgagcgcggccgccgagatccgttgcgcggtgcgcggtgcgcaactcccccaccccaattaatttcggtagatctcgatcgcccTGATAatgattattgataaatttgttatttctggctgtttaatgtttgtaacaatttcttttggtaatgatatcaacaagcactcccttgaccatcttgccatctaattatttagtaaaaatatattatagaactcgagatacagaataacttttaaaccatgaatattcgcacgcattaatttatcgtacgcaattcactgttaaatttattatttctggctgtttaatgtttgtaacaatttcttttggtaatgatatcaacaagcactcccttgaccatcttgccatctaattatttagtaaaaataaattatagaactcgagatacagaataacttttaaaccatgaatattcgtacgcattaatttGTCGTACACAATACACTGCTAAATTTATtatctctgcttgtttaacgatcaTAAGAATTCCTCACACACGCACACTCCCTATACCTCGTATGTGTTCTACCATTTAATGCCAGATGGCGATAGTGGTAAATTTCAAGATTTTACCACTGGCGACATCATGGTTATCGAACCGTAATTGGCTGTCGGCAATTTTGGTTACCAATTTTAACATTTTCCCACTACGTATAATGGCGCTATTTTGAGATTTTACGGAGTTAATAATTCGTGCCGTTATTCTCATAGTTTCGTGTAGTCTCGTATGACGAATCCGGCAAGAATGATTTGTgctcataataaatattaatttctctctatttttttaataataagtaaTCTATTTGGTGTGTTATAGATTCAAAAATTTCTGCTGTACATCCCTGTAGCTTTAATATAGCTTGTGAGCacttgaaatattaaatattacccTATTTTTTACACATGTGTTGTTCTTGTAAGGGCGGTTAGTTCGATTATTTCGCCACC
The genomic region above belongs to Halictus rubicundus isolate RS-2024b chromosome 17, iyHalRubi1_principal, whole genome shotgun sequence and contains:
- the Invadolysin gene encoding leishmanolysin-like peptidase, invadolysin, yielding MPRHLYKCAVSASALSMCHAFEARVSSVMAVLVRLKMQCGTVILPLVIIVVVCCVDHVCGMFEHRHCSHHHPRAHEVIHGVHVDPAHEVRKRSISQPLRILLSYDESVFRLDDEKLYLINNTILPEAVHFWERALMVRGTKNTIRLNRKCESSQVFIKDHHIHCIDTCRPTTICGDVVVPEDHLDVCRTCNATGHDCGIAEGSRAGRGIDGADFVFYVSAMQTKKCQKGLTVAYAAHCQQEAALDRPIAGHANLCPESISTKPQELETLLSTVKHEILHALGFSVSLYAFYRDENGEPRTPRRPDTGKPALNETLETYQWSENTVKTVIRPHWQVHDDYVKRSIQMIVTPKVRAEAQAHFNCPELEGAELEDQGEDGTALTHWEKRVFENEAMTGTHTQNPVYSRITLALMEDTGWYSANYSMAQELGWGRNLGCNFAMKSCKEWISSKSSRLSGKSIHPFCNKVKQDPLQTECTDDRSSVALCNLVKHPHVLPKKYQNFDSIPGVPPEEVQYYGGSVLFADYCPYIQEFTWRALNIVVRGSHCLYEENNPNPDKNFALEKYGPHSRCFDHTNQMWEERTCNQARQWRHWGSGCYQYKCEAGRLHIVVANYTYTCYHAGQEIAIRIIQNGWLHKGALICPPCRDICQAELMEKHEQCKPGDEHPPATYYHRDHLYCASAGRVTSMSMLIILIYFFVLR